Proteins co-encoded in one Kribbella qitaiheensis genomic window:
- a CDS encoding aspartate aminotransferase family protein produces MTHAELWERHKAVMPDWLSLYYEQPIEIVKGSGRRVTDGEGKEYLDFFAGILTNAIGYDIAEISDAVRAQLETGIAHTSTVYLIRRQIELAEKIAELSGIPDAKVFFTNSGTEANEAALLLATQKRRSNQVLALRNSYHGRAFGTVAITGNRGWSASSLSPVNVQYVQGAYRYRSPFKDLPDAEYIKVCTDDLREVIQTTTSGDVACMILEPIQGVGGFSSPPDGLYAAFKEVLDEFGILMISDEVQTGWGRTGDHFWGIQAHDVVPDAMTFAKGLGNGFAIGGVVARPELMDSLSANSLSTFGGNPISTTAAKATIDYLVDHDLQANAAKRGSQLMDGLRGISEEFPELGDVRGKGLMLAAEIVLPGDNKPDPVTTAKLQQETKNRGLLIGKGGLYGNVLRMAPPMTLTEDETTEALEIIRDSFNTLR; encoded by the coding sequence ATGACTCATGCGGAACTCTGGGAGCGTCACAAGGCCGTCATGCCCGACTGGTTGTCGTTGTACTACGAGCAGCCGATCGAGATCGTCAAGGGGTCCGGCCGCCGGGTGACCGACGGTGAGGGCAAGGAGTACCTGGACTTCTTCGCCGGCATCCTGACCAACGCGATCGGGTACGACATCGCCGAGATCTCCGACGCCGTCCGGGCCCAGCTCGAGACCGGGATCGCGCACACCTCCACGGTGTACCTGATCCGGCGGCAGATCGAGCTGGCCGAGAAGATCGCCGAGCTGTCCGGGATCCCGGACGCCAAGGTCTTCTTCACCAACTCAGGCACCGAGGCGAACGAGGCGGCCCTGCTGCTCGCGACCCAGAAGCGTCGCTCCAACCAGGTTCTCGCGCTGCGCAACTCGTACCACGGGCGCGCGTTCGGCACGGTCGCGATCACCGGCAACCGCGGCTGGTCGGCGAGCAGCCTGTCGCCGGTGAACGTCCAGTACGTGCAAGGCGCGTACCGCTATCGCAGCCCGTTCAAGGACCTGCCGGACGCGGAGTACATCAAGGTGTGCACGGACGACCTCCGCGAGGTCATCCAGACCACCACGTCCGGCGACGTCGCCTGCATGATCCTGGAGCCGATCCAGGGCGTCGGCGGTTTCTCGTCGCCGCCCGACGGCCTGTACGCCGCGTTCAAGGAGGTGCTCGACGAGTTCGGCATCCTGATGATCTCCGACGAGGTGCAGACCGGGTGGGGCCGGACCGGCGACCACTTCTGGGGGATCCAGGCGCACGACGTGGTGCCCGATGCGATGACGTTCGCGAAGGGGCTCGGCAACGGGTTCGCCATCGGCGGTGTGGTCGCGAGGCCCGAGCTGATGGACAGCCTGAGCGCGAACTCGCTGTCGACGTTCGGCGGCAACCCGATCTCGACCACCGCCGCGAAGGCGACCATCGACTACCTGGTCGACCACGACCTGCAGGCGAACGCGGCCAAGCGTGGTTCCCAGCTGATGGACGGCCTGCGCGGCATCTCGGAGGAGTTCCCTGAGCTGGGCGACGTCCGGGGCAAGGGGCTGATGCTGGCGGCCGAGATCGTTCTGCCGGGCGACAACAAGCCGGACCCGGTGACCACGGCGAAGCTGCAGCAGGAGACCAAGAACCGCGGCCTGCTGATCGGCAAGGGCGGGCTCTACGGCAACGTACTGCGAATGGCGCCGCCGATGACGCTGACCGAGGACGAGACCACCGAGGCGCTGGAGATCATCCGCGACTCCTTCAACACCCTGCGCTGA